TAAAATTTTCAGCCGCAAAGATACCATTTATGGGATTAATCAAAACCTGTGGTAGGAGTACATTTATTAAGTATGTATATTAGTCTTTTAGATACACTATGATCCTACGTTATTTAGTTTTAGCAGTTTTTACAATCTTTGTGTGTTGTAAAGAAAAACCAGATTCTGCACCTGCTTCCAATACTGTAACAGAAGAAAATGTTGCAGAGGAAACGGTATTTATTATTGAAGAAATCTACGGTTTTGCCCAGACAGGCACATTAGAAAATAAGTTTGCCGAAGACGATCTTTTGGAAACAAAAAACTGGATAGAAGAGGGCTCTATCGAAGTGGTTACGCTAAAAATATACCCAAACACGCCGAAAGAATTACTGGTACATTATACAGATATCAACAAGACTGCCGTTCACAGTATTGAAGCTTATGCCTATGACAGCCCCTGGAAATCAGAAACCGATATTTATATGGGGATGCCACTGGCAGAACTCGAGACGTTAAATAAGAAAGCAATTCGTTTTTCTGGCTACGAATGGGATTTTGCTGGTGCTGTAGATTTTCAACATGGAGCCCTGTCTAGCAAAACGCTCTTTGTTTATTTGGGTACTGACGGTGATGTGGCGATGCCCAAAGAATTTGTAGGCAGTGATGTCAAAATTACTGCGGAGCAGGCTAAAGATTATGATATTGAATTTAAAGTAACGGGACTACTATATCGTCCTAACAAATAACAGGTTATGTTAACTCCCCCATATTTAAAAAAAGGTGATAAAATAGGTATTGTTTGTACCGCTCGTAAGGTTGATGAAGAAGACTTACACAAAGGTATTTTACTGCTCGAATCTTATGGTTTAATCCCTGTGTTAGGTAAAACTATAGGAGCCGAAGATGATCAGTTTGGTGGTACAGATGCAGCCCGGGCTGCAGATTTGCAGACAATGCTTGATGATGAAGAAATCAAGGCAGTGTGGTGTGCCCGGGGAGGTTATGGTACAGTGCGCATTATAGATCAAATCAATTTTTACAAGTTTGTAAAATATCCTAAATGGGTGGTGGGCTATAGTGATATCACCGTGTTGCATTCGCAATTGCATATGATGGGTTTTGAAACCATTCACGGGGTTATGCCGGTGGGTATTGCACGTAACACAGTAGCAGCTAAACAAACTTTAGAGAAAGCGTGGTTTGGGAAAGCCTTAAATTATAGTGTAAAACCTGCTCCTCTAAACCGCTTGGGAACAGGAACTGGAGAGCTGGTAGGAGGTAATATTTCTATTTTGTACTCTTTATGTGGAAGCAATTCTTCGATTCATACAAAAAATAAAATCCTGTTTATAGAAGATCTTGATGAATACCTGTATCACGTAGATCGTATGATGGTTAATTTAAAACGTAATAATATGCTATGCGATCTAAAAGGTCTTGTGGTAGGTAGTTTAACTAAAATGCACGACAATTCAATTCCATTTGGAAAAACGGCAAAAGAGATTGTGTTAGATGCCGTTAAGGATTATGATTTTCCGGTATGTTTTAATTTTCCTGCGGGTCATTTAAAAGATAATCGCGCGCTAATATTAGGTAGAAATGTGTCGCTTGAAGTTACAGAAAAAGGTTCTAGACTTGCTTTTGACCACGTAGAATAAGTATTAAATCTCGCTATGAATCATAACGAATTAGGTAAATGGGGCGAGCAGTTTGCAGCAGAATATCTAGAAAAAAACGGTTTTGAAATTCTGGAGCGCAATTGGTTTTTCGCTAAAGCGGAAATTGATATCATAGCTACAAAAAACAACGAACTCATCATCATAGAGGTCAAAACGCGCAACTCAGATTTTTTTGGAGACCCTCAGGACTTTGTCAGTTCTTCAAAAATTAAATTACTCGTCAAAGCAGCTAATGAATATGTCATATCAAATGATCTGGATATCGAAACCCGTTTTGATATCATTGCTGTTCTTAAAAACAAGACTCAAGAAAAGCTAGAGCATTTTGAGAATGCATTTTATCATTTTTAAAACATAACTATGGCTAATCAGTGGGGTATTCCGGCAGATGTTGAGAAATTAGTTTTAAGCCGTGATAAAAAGTGTGTGTATTGCGGGGTTGATTTTCCAATAAACCATGTCTCAAGAAAGACTAAACCATCTTGGGAGCATATAATTAATGATATTCATCTTTCCTCAGCAGAAAATATTGCGCTATGTTGTATTTCTTGTAATGCGAGCAAAGGAGCTCATAAATTAGAAGAATGGCTTACTGGCAAATATTGTTTATCAAAAAGTATAAACGAGAATACTGTAGCAGAAGTAGTTCAAAATGTCATTAGAAAGAATATTTCTAAAACTTAAAAAGAGAAATCAAACTCGAATTAATCTTCCTCTTTTGAGGTTAGTCTTCTGCAGTTTTTAACCTATTCTGAAACTTGTTCTACTTTCTTCGGCATTAGTGGTTTTAAAACATCTATAGCCTTATCTACTGTAGAAATCCCTTGAGCAGTAAGTAATAAACGTAAACCTTTACTGGTTTTCTTCTCTTTTAAGGTCACGCGGTTAGAGTGCGTTTGTACATATTGAAGTACGCGGGAGAACGCAGCACTTTGGTAAAACTTAGATTGCTGGTCTGCAATAAAAAACCCAATAAGTTTTTTATTTTTCATTACTACTTTTTCAAGTCCGTAGTGCGTTGCAACCCATTTAATACGTACCGAGTTCAATAAGTCATCTGCTTGTTTGGGCAACTCACCAAAACGATCTATCAATCGAGTTTCAAAAGCTGCCAGTTCTTCTTCAGTTTTTAACCCGTTAAGTTCTGTATAGAGATTTAAACGCTCGGTTATATTATTGATGTAGTCATCAGGAAACATTAAGGAGAAATCAGAATCGATGACGGTATCTTTTACGTACTCTTTGTTAGTGTCGTCTGCATTGTCTTCAGCATATAGATCTGCAAACTCATTTTCTTTAAGTTCTTCTATAGCCTCGTTTAAGATTTTCTGATAGGTATCAAAACCTATCTCGTTCATAAAACCACTTTGTTCACCACCCAGAAGGTCACCGGCACCGCGTATCTCAAGGTCTTTCATCGCGATATTGATACCACTACCTAAACTTGAAAATTGCTCTAATGCCGTCATACGTTTACGCGCATCTTCGGTCATTGTAGAAAACGGAGGCGTAAGGAAATAGCAAAACGCTTTTTTATTGCTTCGGCCTACACGACCGCGCATTTGATGCAAGTCTGAAAGTCCAAAATTATTAGCATTATTGATGAATATCGTATTTGCGTTAGGTACATCAAGACCGCTTTCTACAATGGTGGTAGATACGAGTACATCAAACTCGCCATCCATAAACCTGAGCATAAGTTCTTCAAGTTTCTTTCCATCCATCTGGCCGTGACCTATGCCTACTTTAGCATCGGGTACAAGCCGCTGAATTAAACCGGCAATTTCTTTAATATTTTCAATGCGGTTATGAATGAAGAACACCTGTCCGCCGCGTTGTATTTCATACGATACAGCATCTCGTATGGTATCTTCGGTAAAACGCGCGATATGGGTTTCAATGGGGTAACGGTTAGGCGGTGCTGTGGTGATGGTACTTAAGTCACGAGCCGCCATTAAACTAAACTGTAGCGTACGCGGTATAGGCGTTGCCGTCAAGGTAAGCGTATCTACATTTTCTTTTATCGTCTTAAGCTTATCTTTTACTGCTACACCAAATTTTTGCTCCTCATCTACAATGAGCAAGCCCAAATCTTTAAATTTTACATTTTTACTGGTAAGCTGGTGTGTGCCTATAATGATATCAACTCTACCATTTGCAAGACGCTCTAAGGTTTCTCGTTTTTCTTTCGCTGTGCGAAAACGGTTTAAATAATCTACAGTAACCGGTAAATCTTTAAGACGCTCGCTAAAGGTTTTATGATGCTGAAAAGCAAGAATTGTTGTGGGTACTAAAACCGCCACTTGTTTCCCATTATCTACTGCTTTAAAGGCCGCACGTATGGCAACTTCAGTTTTACCAAAACCTACATCACCACAAACCAAACGATCCATAGGTCGGGAGCTTTCCATATCTGCTTTTACCGCTTCGGTGGCGCTACTTTGATCTGGAGTATCTTCGTAAATAAAGCTCGCTTCTAACTCGTTTTGCAAATAGGTGTCAGGACCAAAGGCAAAGCCTTTTTCAAGACGACGTTTGGCGTATAGTTTAATCAGGTTAAAAGCAATTTCTTTAACCCGTGTTTTTGTTTTCTGTTTAAGTTTTTTCCAGGCGGCACTACCTAGCTTGTAAATTTGAGGCGGTTTGCCGTCTTTGCCATTGTATTTAGTGACTTTATGAAGCGAATGAATACTCAGGTAGAGCACATCGCGTTCGCCATAAATTAATTTGATGGCTTCCTGCATTTTGCCTTCCACTTCAATCTTCTGAAGTCCGCCAAATTTACCAATCCCGTGATCTATGTGTGTGATGTAATCACCTACCTGCAGACTGGTTAAATCTTTAAGCGTGATCGCCTGTTTTTTTGCGTAACCGTCTTTAAGCTTAAACTTGTGATAGCGCTCAAAAATCTGGTGATCTGTATAACAGACTATTTTAAAATCCTCATCAATAAAACCCCGGTAAAGCGGTAAAATAATGGTGTCATATTGCTTCACGTCTAACTTGGCATCATCAAAGATATCTTTAAAACGCTTTGCTTGTTGCTCACTACTGCAGCAAATATAATTGGTGTATCCCGCTTCGTTGTTTTCATTTAAATTTTGAATAAGCAAATCAAATTGCTTATTAAATGCCGGTTGCGGGTGTTGGCTAAAAGTTATTTGATTTGCAGATTCCTGCTCCGGTAAATCAGTTCCTATTTTTACCAGGGTAAAATCAAGTAACTGTCTTCGAATGGTTTTTGAATCGCAAAATAAAGCTTCAGGCGCTGTACGTTTGATCTCACTTTCAAGTTTATCATAGGCTTCCTGAGCCTTTTCAAAATTAGTATCAATACGAGCTGAAAGTTGTTCTAAGTCTTGTACAAAAACAACGGTCTGTTCTGAAATATATTTGAAAAAACTATCGCGTGATTCCTGTAAAGCTTTATTTTCAACATTAGGCATCAGACTTATCTTTTCAATCTTTTTTACCGAAAGTTGCGTCTCTACATCAAAAGTACGTATGCTGTCAACCTCATCGCCAAAAAACTCAATACGATACGGCTCATCGTGTGAAAAGGAGAAGACATCAATAATCCCCCCGCGCACCGAAAATTCGCCGGGTTCTGTAACAAAATCTACTCGCCTAAATTTATATTCAAAAAGCATTTCGTTTACAAAATCAAGCGACAGCTTATCATTCAGTTTTACCTTTAAGGTACTTTTGTCGAGTTCTTTACGGGTTACTACTTTTTCAAAAAGCGCATCAGTATAAGTGACAATAAGGGCCGGTTTTTTACGACTGTTGATGCGGTTTAAAACTTCGGCTCTAAGTAACACATTAGCATTATCGGTCTCTTCTATTTGATACGGTCTGCGGTAGCTGCCGGGATAGAAAAGTACATTGCTTTCTTTTACTAATTGCTCTAAATCATTGAGCACATAAGCCGCTTCTTCCTTGTCATTTAAGATGATAAGAAAGGGTTTATCTGCAGTTTTAAAACTTTCTGCAATTAAAATGGAAAGCGACGAACCTATAAGGCCGTTCAATGTAATTCGAGATGAATTTTTTTCGCTACTAGAAATAGCGTCTTGCAGTTTTTGCATTTGCAAAGACTGTAAAAAAGGCTGCGTGATCTTGGTTTTACCCATAAGCCGACAAAGATAGTATCTTCTTGTTTTTTATCATTAATCCGCAGGCGTATTTAATATTATTGTAACATAGCTTAAATCTATTTATATATTTAAAACAGTGCTTTGGCAAAAGCCTAACAGGTATTTACAATTTCAATAACAAGATAGCCTTGCGGCAAACAGTATCTTTATAAAAAACTAGATTTATGGCAATTGAGCACTTTGATGTATTTGTAATTGGGACCGGTAACGCAGGAAAGCATGTAGCTTATGATGCTGTTGAAGCCGGATTAAAAGTTGCCATTGCAGATAATAGAGAGTTTGGCGGTACGTGTGCAAACCGAGGATGTGATCCTAAAAAAGTTTTAGTAGGAATCACCGAAGTCTTAGAGCGTAGTCGTGACTTAAGCGGTAAAGGAATCGATGATTTGCCTAAAGTAAATTGGGGAGACTTAATGAAATTTAAAGAGACCTTTACCAGTGCGGTACCCTTTACAACAGAGCGAAAACTGAAAGATGCAGGAATCAAATTATACCACCAGTCGCCGAAATTTATTGATGCGCAAACCCTTTCTGTGGAAGGTAAAACGGTGACAGCAGATAAAATTGTAATTGCGACGGGAAACATACCACTTGAGTTAAAAATACCGGGAAGAGAATATGCGCATATAAGTGATGACTTTTTAGAGCTCAAAGAATTGCCCGAAAGCATGATTTTTATAGGTGCAGGATATATTGGGATGGAGTTTGCGCATATTGCTGCACGTTGCGGGGTAGACGTAACTATCGTAGATGTGAATGACGGTATTCTTTCTAATTTTGATAGCCAGCTG
The sequence above is a segment of the Leeuwenhoekiella sp. MAR_2009_132 genome. Coding sequences within it:
- the mfd gene encoding transcription-repair coupling factor, whose amino-acid sequence is MGKTKITQPFLQSLQMQKLQDAISSSEKNSSRITLNGLIGSSLSILIAESFKTADKPFLIILNDKEEAAYVLNDLEQLVKESNVLFYPGSYRRPYQIEETDNANVLLRAEVLNRINSRKKPALIVTYTDALFEKVVTRKELDKSTLKVKLNDKLSLDFVNEMLFEYKFRRVDFVTEPGEFSVRGGIIDVFSFSHDEPYRIEFFGDEVDSIRTFDVETQLSVKKIEKISLMPNVENKALQESRDSFFKYISEQTVVFVQDLEQLSARIDTNFEKAQEAYDKLESEIKRTAPEALFCDSKTIRRQLLDFTLVKIGTDLPEQESANQITFSQHPQPAFNKQFDLLIQNLNENNEAGYTNYICCSSEQQAKRFKDIFDDAKLDVKQYDTIILPLYRGFIDEDFKIVCYTDHQIFERYHKFKLKDGYAKKQAITLKDLTSLQVGDYITHIDHGIGKFGGLQKIEVEGKMQEAIKLIYGERDVLYLSIHSLHKVTKYNGKDGKPPQIYKLGSAAWKKLKQKTKTRVKEIAFNLIKLYAKRRLEKGFAFGPDTYLQNELEASFIYEDTPDQSSATEAVKADMESSRPMDRLVCGDVGFGKTEVAIRAAFKAVDNGKQVAVLVPTTILAFQHHKTFSERLKDLPVTVDYLNRFRTAKEKRETLERLANGRVDIIIGTHQLTSKNVKFKDLGLLIVDEEQKFGVAVKDKLKTIKENVDTLTLTATPIPRTLQFSLMAARDLSTITTAPPNRYPIETHIARFTEDTIRDAVSYEIQRGGQVFFIHNRIENIKEIAGLIQRLVPDAKVGIGHGQMDGKKLEELMLRFMDGEFDVLVSTTIVESGLDVPNANTIFINNANNFGLSDLHQMRGRVGRSNKKAFCYFLTPPFSTMTEDARKRMTALEQFSSLGSGINIAMKDLEIRGAGDLLGGEQSGFMNEIGFDTYQKILNEAIEELKENEFADLYAEDNADDTNKEYVKDTVIDSDFSLMFPDDYINNITERLNLYTELNGLKTEEELAAFETRLIDRFGELPKQADDLLNSVRIKWVATHYGLEKVVMKNKKLIGFFIADQQSKFYQSAAFSRVLQYVQTHSNRVTLKEKKTSKGLRLLLTAQGISTVDKAIDVLKPLMPKKVEQVSE
- a CDS encoding YraN family protein translates to MNHNELGKWGEQFAAEYLEKNGFEILERNWFFAKAEIDIIATKNNELIIIEVKTRNSDFFGDPQDFVSSSKIKLLVKAANEYVISNDLDIETRFDIIAVLKNKTQEKLEHFENAFYHF
- a CDS encoding HNH endonuclease; the protein is MANQWGIPADVEKLVLSRDKKCVYCGVDFPINHVSRKTKPSWEHIINDIHLSSAENIALCCISCNASKGAHKLEEWLTGKYCLSKSINENTVAEVVQNVIRKNISKT
- a CDS encoding LD-carboxypeptidase, with product MLTPPYLKKGDKIGIVCTARKVDEEDLHKGILLLESYGLIPVLGKTIGAEDDQFGGTDAARAADLQTMLDDEEIKAVWCARGGYGTVRIIDQINFYKFVKYPKWVVGYSDITVLHSQLHMMGFETIHGVMPVGIARNTVAAKQTLEKAWFGKALNYSVKPAPLNRLGTGTGELVGGNISILYSLCGSNSSIHTKNKILFIEDLDEYLYHVDRMMVNLKRNNMLCDLKGLVVGSLTKMHDNSIPFGKTAKEIVLDAVKDYDFPVCFNFPAGHLKDNRALILGRNVSLEVTEKGSRLAFDHVE